One part of the Herbiconiux aconitum genome encodes these proteins:
- a CDS encoding FMN reductase → MTDTTNTAPKQLVAISSGLSQPSSTRLLTDRLADATVADLRDRGVDVELRTIELRDIAQDITNNLVTGFPSAKLQSALDAVAGADGLIAVTPIFTASYSGLFKSFFDVIDNTALTGLPTLIAATGGTPRHSLALEHAVRPLFSYLRAPVMPTSVYASSEDWGSGADGVASLPDRIHRAASELADSVQRSERSSRVVDPFALDASFSPVGGYGAQ, encoded by the coding sequence ATGACCGACACCACGAACACCGCCCCCAAGCAGCTCGTCGCCATCTCCTCGGGCCTCAGCCAGCCGTCGTCGACCCGACTGCTGACCGACCGGCTCGCGGATGCGACGGTCGCCGATCTCCGCGACCGCGGCGTCGACGTGGAGCTCCGCACGATCGAGCTCCGCGACATCGCCCAGGACATCACGAACAACCTGGTCACCGGGTTCCCGAGCGCCAAGCTGCAGAGCGCGCTGGACGCGGTCGCCGGAGCCGACGGGCTGATCGCGGTCACCCCGATCTTCACCGCCAGCTACAGCGGCCTGTTCAAGTCGTTCTTCGACGTGATCGACAACACTGCTCTCACCGGTCTGCCGACACTGATCGCGGCCACCGGCGGCACTCCGCGCCACTCCCTGGCGCTCGAGCACGCCGTTCGACCACTGTTCAGCTACCTGCGCGCACCCGTCATGCCGACGAGCGTCTACGCTTCGTCGGAAGACTGGGGTTCAGGGGCCGATGGCGTCGCCTCGCTGCCCGATCGCATCCACCGCGCCGCGAGCGAACTCGCCGACTCGGTGCAGCGTTCCGAGCGCTCGAGCCGCGTCGTGGACCCCTTCGCGCTCGACGCCTCGTTCAGCCCGGTCGGCGGCTACGGAGCGCAGTAG
- a CDS encoding isopenicillin N synthase family dioxygenase — protein sequence MTLSTPGTATLPVLDFSRLAEGDAEAAAFRTELREATHDYGFFSLVGHGVPQELIDRIMLTARRFFDLPEADKLAIENLKSPHFRGYTRVGGELTQGKVDWREQIDIGTEREPVAITPETPDYLRLEGPNQWPAALPELREVVTEWHDELTRVSLTLLREWALSLGADEHVFDAAFAERPSTLIKIVRYPGKSDPEPKQGVGAHKDSGVLTLLLVEPGKGGLQVEKDGEWIDAPPIPGAFVVNIGELLEVATNGYLKATVHRVISPRIGDDRISIPFFYSPALDATIPVLPLPPALAAQARGVTTDPDNPIFTTYGENALKSRLRAHPDVAAIHHADLVSKAVTPASVDE from the coding sequence ATGACTCTCAGCACCCCCGGCACGGCGACCCTTCCCGTGCTCGACTTCTCGCGGCTCGCCGAGGGCGACGCAGAAGCCGCGGCCTTCCGCACCGAACTGCGCGAGGCCACTCACGACTACGGCTTCTTCTCCCTCGTGGGCCACGGAGTCCCCCAGGAGCTGATCGACCGCATCATGCTCACCGCCCGCCGCTTCTTCGACCTTCCCGAAGCCGACAAACTGGCCATCGAAAACCTGAAGAGCCCGCATTTCCGCGGTTACACCCGGGTGGGCGGCGAACTCACGCAGGGCAAGGTCGACTGGCGCGAACAGATCGACATCGGCACCGAACGCGAACCGGTCGCGATCACCCCCGAAACCCCTGACTACCTCCGCCTCGAGGGCCCGAACCAGTGGCCCGCCGCATTGCCCGAGCTGCGGGAAGTCGTGACCGAATGGCACGACGAGCTCACCCGCGTGAGTCTGACGCTGTTGCGCGAATGGGCGCTCTCGCTCGGCGCCGATGAGCACGTCTTCGACGCCGCCTTCGCGGAGCGCCCCTCGACCCTGATCAAGATCGTGCGCTACCCGGGCAAGAGCGACCCGGAACCGAAGCAGGGTGTCGGCGCCCACAAGGACTCCGGCGTGCTGACACTTCTCCTCGTCGAACCCGGTAAGGGCGGCCTGCAGGTGGAGAAGGATGGCGAGTGGATCGACGCTCCCCCCATCCCGGGCGCCTTCGTGGTGAACATCGGCGAGCTCCTCGAGGTGGCGACGAACGGCTACCTCAAGGCCACCGTGCACCGGGTGATCTCGCCGCGCATCGGCGACGACCGCATCTCCATCCCCTTTTTCTACAGCCCGGCATTGGATGCGACGATCCCCGTGCTTCCGCTGCCCCCCGCGCTCGCGGCGCAAGCACGCGGTGTCACCACCGACCCCGACAACCCGATCTTCACCACCTATGGGGAGAACGCGCTGAAGAGCCGCCTGCGGGCGCATCCTGACGTCGCAGCCATCCACCACGCCGACCTCGTGTCGAAAGCGGTCACCCCCGCATCCGTCGACGAGTGA
- a CDS encoding 13E12 repeat family protein yields MNESGMRIDVILDELVAEEAIRAASSARTAVLLAEATTLRLAESRSDQHGLAMRSLAAEISCATRLPEGTVIRFLNEAEILVNTLPATLEALTAGAISYRHAQVMASAAGSLPREARGAFERELLPVAASATAARFERTARHERERLHPETIETRTATAVAERSVELTPDADGMA; encoded by the coding sequence ATGAACGAGAGCGGGATGCGCATCGACGTCATCCTCGACGAATTGGTCGCCGAGGAAGCGATTCGGGCTGCGTCGTCGGCGCGCACCGCCGTGCTGCTGGCCGAGGCGACGACGCTTCGGCTGGCGGAATCGCGGTCGGATCAGCACGGACTGGCGATGCGCTCGCTCGCCGCAGAGATCTCGTGCGCGACCCGTCTTCCGGAGGGGACGGTGATCCGATTCCTCAACGAGGCGGAGATCCTCGTCAACACCCTTCCCGCCACGCTCGAGGCGCTGACTGCCGGCGCGATCAGCTACCGACACGCCCAGGTCATGGCTTCCGCTGCCGGCTCGCTGCCGCGGGAGGCTCGCGGTGCCTTCGAGCGCGAACTTCTGCCGGTCGCTGCGTCTGCGACAGCCGCACGGTTCGAGCGCACGGCGCGGCACGAACGCGAACGCCTGCACCCGGAGACGATCGAGACCCGAACGGCCACCGCGGTCGCCGAGCGTAGCGTCGAACTCACTCCGGATGCGGATGGCATGGCGTAG
- a CDS encoding class I SAM-dependent methyltransferase: MARSTLRRRAIDAHELMDDPDCDPVLLARTYDQFRIVNSLVSGWHGIYRDRIRPLLSPMLPSTLLDIGCGGGDIARALARWAAADGLQLQVTGIDPDARALEFARRTPNPDGVRFLLAESSELVDAAQRFDFVISNHVLHHLSSEQLADLQIDSELLCRGLALHGDIRRSAVAYGAFSAGTLPFFRRSYIRVDGLTSIRRSYTTAELRVAARRGWTVEALFPFRNLLSYAASSAARSGGPEPDA; the protein is encoded by the coding sequence GTGGCCCGATCGACTCTCCGGCGGCGCGCCATCGACGCGCACGAGTTGATGGACGATCCGGACTGCGATCCGGTGCTCCTCGCCCGCACCTACGATCAGTTCCGCATCGTGAACTCGCTCGTCTCGGGCTGGCACGGCATCTACCGTGACCGCATCCGCCCCCTGCTATCGCCGATGCTGCCGTCGACCCTGCTCGACATCGGCTGCGGCGGCGGCGACATCGCCCGCGCCCTCGCCCGCTGGGCGGCGGCCGACGGCTTGCAGCTGCAGGTGACCGGGATCGACCCGGATGCCCGCGCCCTCGAGTTCGCCCGGCGTACCCCGAACCCCGACGGCGTGCGGTTCCTGCTCGCCGAGAGCAGCGAACTGGTGGATGCCGCGCAGCGCTTCGACTTCGTGATCTCGAACCACGTGCTGCACCACCTGAGCTCCGAGCAGCTCGCCGACCTGCAGATCGACAGCGAGCTGCTCTGCCGTGGGCTGGCGTTGCACGGCGACATCCGTCGCAGCGCCGTCGCCTACGGTGCCTTCTCGGCCGGCACGCTGCCGTTCTTCCGTCGCTCGTACATCCGCGTCGACGGACTCACGTCCATCCGTCGCAGCTACACGACGGCCGAACTCCGCGTGGCGGCGCGTCGTGGCTGGACCGTCGAGGCGCTGTTCCCGTTTCGCAACCTGCTGAGTTATGCGGCGAGCAGCGCCGCCCGGAGCGGAGGACCAGAACCGGATGCATGA
- a CDS encoding HNH endonuclease signature motif containing protein has product MAIDTRLTRIARAAHTSAEPRTHTQLRADALTTLLLGDGVRSRHAEASSRGDQARNGRSLDDSPLGSASAAGRLADALPADHAPSSPVAADVAVDADDSAGLEPGDYSLAATPPVASQDERFEIDDAFLGIVPTVVVTVPALSLLGHDAGAAELHGFGPIDIRTARRLAARAPSFVRILTHPDTGETISVGRTRYRPPPDLRLALLLDDESCRFPNCNRRAESCELDHTADWAHGGETGRANLHHLCPKHHHLKHDSTGWSVAARPGRTLEWRSPTGRHYVTAPRDRASKPARPTFVPAGDPQGVVA; this is encoded by the coding sequence GTGGCGATCGACACCCGCCTCACCCGGATCGCGCGCGCCGCCCACACGAGTGCAGAACCGCGGACGCACACGCAGCTCCGTGCCGACGCGCTCACGACCCTGCTGCTCGGCGATGGCGTGCGGTCCAGGCATGCCGAGGCATCATCTCGCGGAGACCAGGCGCGGAATGGCCGCTCGCTCGACGACTCCCCCCTCGGATCAGCATCCGCCGCAGGCAGGCTCGCCGACGCGCTGCCGGCCGACCACGCACCCTCAAGCCCTGTGGCCGCTGACGTCGCCGTCGACGCCGACGACTCGGCCGGCCTCGAACCGGGCGACTATTCGCTTGCCGCGACGCCACCGGTTGCGAGTCAGGATGAGCGATTCGAGATCGATGACGCATTCCTCGGGATCGTGCCGACCGTCGTGGTGACCGTGCCGGCGCTATCGTTGCTCGGGCACGACGCCGGTGCGGCTGAGCTGCACGGGTTCGGGCCGATCGACATCCGCACCGCCCGGAGGCTCGCCGCGCGGGCGCCGAGCTTCGTGCGCATCCTCACCCACCCCGACACCGGGGAGACGATCTCCGTGGGGCGCACACGATACCGGCCGCCGCCCGACCTGCGGCTCGCGCTACTGCTCGACGACGAGAGCTGCCGGTTCCCGAACTGCAACCGGCGGGCCGAATCCTGCGAGCTCGACCACACCGCCGACTGGGCCCACGGGGGTGAGACGGGGCGCGCCAACCTGCACCACCTGTGCCCCAAGCACCACCACCTGAAACACGACTCGACAGGGTGGAGCGTCGCCGCGCGACCAGGCCGCACTCTCGAGTGGAGGTCGCCCACCGGGCGGCACTACGTAACTGCGCCGCGAGACCGAGCGAGCAAGCCAGCACGCCCGACCTTCGTGCCTGCGGGCGATCCTCAGGGGGTGGTCGCCTGA
- the rpsO gene encoding 30S ribosomal protein S15, whose translation MALEADVKKAIIEEYATHPGDTGSPEVQVAILTKRIKDLTEHLKEHKHDHHSRRGLLLLVGQRRRLLGYLQDIDIDRYRSLIERLGLRR comes from the coding sequence ATGGCACTCGAAGCAGACGTCAAGAAGGCGATCATCGAAGAGTACGCAACCCACCCCGGTGACACCGGATCCCCCGAAGTTCAGGTTGCGATCCTGACCAAGCGGATCAAGGATCTCACCGAGCACCTCAAGGAGCACAAGCACGACCACCACTCACGTCGTGGTCTGTTGCTGCTCGTGGGCCAGCGTCGCCGCCTGCTGGGTTACCTGCAGGACATCGACATCGACCGCTACCGTTCGCTCATCGAGCGACTCGGCCTGCGCCGCTGA
- a CDS encoding LLM class flavin-dependent oxidoreductase, whose translation MQFGIFTVGDVTTDPTNNTTPTEGERIKAILTIAQKAEEVGLDVFATGEHHNPPFVPSSPTTMLGYVAAKTEKLILSTATTLITTNDPLKIAEDFAMLQHIADGRVDLMMGRGNTGPVYPWFGKDIRQGIPLAIENYALLRRLWDEEVVDWEGQFRTPLQGYTSTPRPLDDVSPFVWHGSIRSPEIAEQAAYYGDGFFANHIFWPKEHFQRLVNYYRQRFEHYGHGKADQAYVGLGGQVFMAKNSQDAIKQFRPYFDNAPVYGHGPSLEDFTEQTPLTVGSPQQVIDRTLTFRETFGDYQRQLFLMDHAGLPLKTVLEQLDMLGELVVPTLRKELDAKRPAHVPDGPTHASEIERMRAREAARQVADVDGRSAVADEATRAGGSSAHTGAAFGIKGA comes from the coding sequence ATGCAGTTCGGAATCTTCACCGTCGGAGACGTCACCACCGACCCCACCAACAACACCACCCCCACCGAGGGCGAGCGCATCAAGGCGATCCTGACGATCGCGCAGAAGGCCGAAGAGGTCGGACTCGACGTCTTCGCCACGGGCGAGCATCACAACCCGCCGTTCGTGCCGTCGAGCCCCACCACGATGCTCGGCTACGTCGCGGCCAAGACCGAGAAGCTCATCCTCAGCACCGCCACGACCCTCATCACCACCAACGACCCGCTGAAGATCGCCGAAGACTTCGCGATGCTCCAGCACATCGCCGACGGCCGCGTCGACCTCATGATGGGCCGCGGCAACACCGGCCCCGTGTATCCGTGGTTCGGCAAGGACATCCGTCAGGGCATCCCGCTCGCCATCGAGAACTACGCGCTCCTCCGCCGCCTCTGGGACGAAGAGGTGGTCGACTGGGAGGGCCAGTTCCGCACTCCGCTGCAGGGCTACACCAGCACCCCGCGCCCGCTCGACGACGTCTCGCCGTTCGTCTGGCACGGCAGCATCCGCAGCCCCGAGATCGCCGAGCAGGCGGCCTACTACGGCGACGGATTCTTCGCCAACCACATCTTCTGGCCCAAGGAGCACTTCCAGCGCCTGGTGAACTACTACCGTCAGCGCTTCGAGCACTACGGCCACGGCAAGGCCGACCAGGCCTACGTGGGCCTCGGCGGCCAGGTCTTCATGGCCAAGAACTCGCAGGACGCGATCAAGCAGTTCCGCCCCTACTTCGACAACGCGCCCGTCTACGGACACGGCCCGAGCCTCGAAGACTTCACCGAGCAGACCCCGCTCACCGTCGGCAGCCCGCAGCAGGTGATCGACCGCACCCTCACCTTCCGTGAGACGTTCGGCGACTACCAGCGCCAGTTGTTCCTGATGGATCACGCCGGCCTGCCCCTCAAGACCGTGCTCGAGCAGCTCGACATGCTCGGCGAGCTCGTGGTGCCCACGCTCCGCAAGGAGCTCGACGCCAAGCGCCCCGCCCACGTGCCCGACGGCCCGACGCACGCCTCCGAGATCGAGCGGATGCGTGCCCGCGAGGCCGCCCGTCAGGTCGCCGACGTCGACGGCCGGTCCGCCGTCGCCGACGAAGCCACGCGTGCCGGGGGCTCCTCCGCCCACACCGGCGCAGCCTTCGGCATCAAGGGAGCCTGA
- a CDS encoding FAD-dependent oxidoreductase, whose product MHDVAVVGAGPAGLFLAAALAERGIDVVVLERRGGPRLHSRAIGIHPPSLAALDRLGVLEPVLAAGVRIDRGIVRIDGEMVAELDFSGVPEPFPFVVSLPQVATERILRSQLATRAPDALRGGVQVERFERRARGVGVLGHTARGDDLRVEARLVVGADGPLSAVRSAARIRDTVYPYPYRYVMGDVLDETAEGPVAVLHLHPKGIVESFPLPGGRRRWVTHLPNGGALANAAAPDSGETNDPVVAAELSRLIFERTGVRTDARTSTMTSVFGVRRRTVPRMGDGRMLLIGDAAHEVSPIGGQGMNLGWLDAEALAGIVPDLLAAERNAGARASALVREFERGRLGSAARASRTAEFNMVMGRPTTRLGFAARRLVVRAASTPALHDRLARAFTMHSL is encoded by the coding sequence ATGCATGACGTGGCCGTGGTGGGCGCGGGCCCGGCCGGGCTCTTCCTGGCCGCCGCACTCGCCGAGCGCGGCATCGACGTGGTGGTGCTGGAGCGGCGCGGTGGCCCGCGCCTGCATTCCCGCGCCATCGGCATCCACCCGCCTTCCCTGGCGGCGCTCGACCGACTCGGTGTGCTCGAGCCGGTTCTGGCGGCGGGGGTGCGCATCGATCGCGGCATCGTGCGGATCGACGGCGAGATGGTGGCCGAGCTCGACTTCAGCGGGGTGCCGGAGCCGTTTCCGTTCGTCGTGTCGTTGCCGCAGGTGGCGACCGAGCGCATCCTGAGGTCGCAGTTGGCGACGCGGGCACCGGATGCGCTGCGTGGCGGCGTGCAGGTCGAGCGCTTCGAGCGCCGGGCACGGGGTGTCGGGGTGCTCGGTCACACGGCACGCGGCGATGATCTGCGCGTCGAAGCGCGTCTCGTGGTGGGTGCGGACGGCCCGCTCAGTGCGGTTCGGTCGGCGGCCCGCATCCGCGACACCGTGTATCCGTATCCCTACCGCTACGTCATGGGAGACGTGCTCGACGAGACCGCCGAGGGCCCGGTGGCAGTGCTGCACCTGCACCCGAAGGGGATCGTGGAATCGTTCCCGCTGCCCGGGGGGCGGCGGCGCTGGGTGACGCATCTGCCGAACGGGGGAGCGCTGGCGAACGCGGCCGCGCCGGATTCCGGGGAGACCAACGACCCGGTCGTGGCGGCCGAACTCTCTCGGCTGATCTTCGAGCGCACGGGGGTGCGTACCGACGCCCGCACATCGACCATGACGAGCGTGTTCGGGGTGCGCCGGCGCACGGTGCCGCGGATGGGCGACGGCAGGATGCTGCTGATCGGCGACGCCGCGCACGAGGTGAGCCCGATCGGCGGGCAAGGCATGAACCTCGGCTGGCTCGACGCGGAGGCGCTGGCCGGCATCGTTCCCGACCTGCTGGCCGCCGAGCGGAACGCGGGCGCCCGGGCATCGGCCCTGGTGCGCGAGTTCGAACGGGGTCGCCTCGGTTCGGCGGCCCGGGCATCGCGCACGGCGGAGTTCAACATGGTCATGGGCCGGCCGACCACACGGCTCGGATTCGCGGCCCGCCGCCTGGTGGTGCGGGCGGCGTCGACTCCTGCGCTGCACGACCGCCTGGCGCGTGCCTTCACGATGCACTCCCTCTGA
- a CDS encoding MFS transporter: protein MSDQPAAAPGPVPEADADEPARRRNPFADLTPLRASPAFARLWAGQAISGIGSQMTIVAVGLDIYRLTESTLAVAGVALFALVPMIVFGLYGGMLADAFDRRAVALIAAIVAWSSTAAIAILAWSGADSVVALYALSTVNAVAATVITTTRSAIFPRLLPRELLPAAAALNGITFGIMVTVGPALAGVLVATVGFGWTYSVDVVLFVAAFLGIASLPRILPEGEVQRPGLASLRYGFAFLKRAPNIRASFLIDIFAMTFGQPRVLFPAIGVLVLGGGAITVGILTAAYAIGSTLTGVFSGRLGHVRMQGQAIAHAVQVYGGFIAAFGGVVLIASTAGAPVSQDLGDANVPALVLAAVALIGAGAADEVSAIYRGTMLQTAVPDNMRGRLQGVFTVVVTGGPRVGDLYVGALSVFAALWFPPLFGGVVIVVAVTIILRLVHSFRAYDAVDPRP, encoded by the coding sequence GTGAGCGACCAACCCGCAGCAGCACCGGGGCCGGTACCGGAGGCCGACGCCGACGAGCCGGCCCGGCGGCGCAACCCCTTCGCCGACCTGACCCCCCTCCGTGCGAGCCCCGCGTTCGCGCGCCTGTGGGCCGGTCAGGCGATCTCGGGAATCGGCAGCCAGATGACAATCGTGGCCGTAGGGCTCGACATCTACCGCCTCACCGAATCGACGCTCGCGGTCGCCGGCGTCGCGCTCTTCGCACTGGTTCCGATGATCGTGTTCGGTCTCTACGGCGGCATGCTGGCGGATGCGTTCGACCGGCGAGCCGTCGCCCTGATCGCGGCCATCGTGGCCTGGTCGTCGACGGCGGCCATCGCGATCCTGGCCTGGTCGGGCGCCGACAGCGTCGTTGCCCTCTACGCGCTCTCCACGGTGAACGCCGTAGCCGCGACCGTCATCACGACCACGCGCTCGGCGATCTTCCCGCGCCTGCTCCCCCGCGAGCTGCTGCCCGCGGCGGCGGCTCTGAACGGCATCACCTTCGGCATCATGGTGACCGTGGGCCCGGCTTTGGCGGGCGTACTCGTGGCGACGGTCGGCTTCGGCTGGACCTATTCGGTCGACGTCGTGCTCTTCGTCGCCGCGTTCCTCGGCATCGCGAGCCTCCCGCGCATCCTGCCCGAAGGCGAGGTGCAGCGACCCGGCTTGGCGTCACTGCGGTACGGATTCGCGTTCCTGAAGCGAGCCCCGAACATCCGGGCGTCGTTCCTGATCGACATCTTCGCGATGACCTTCGGTCAACCCCGCGTACTCTTCCCGGCGATCGGGGTGCTGGTGCTGGGCGGCGGAGCGATCACGGTCGGCATCCTCACCGCCGCGTACGCGATCGGCTCGACGCTCACGGGCGTGTTCTCGGGGCGACTCGGCCACGTGCGGATGCAGGGCCAGGCGATCGCGCACGCCGTGCAGGTCTACGGCGGGTTCATCGCGGCCTTCGGCGGGGTGGTGCTCATCGCATCCACCGCCGGAGCACCGGTGTCGCAGGATCTCGGCGACGCGAACGTGCCGGCCCTGGTTCTGGCCGCTGTCGCGCTGATCGGCGCCGGCGCCGCCGACGAGGTGAGCGCCATCTACCGAGGCACGATGCTGCAGACCGCCGTGCCCGACAACATGCGCGGACGCCTGCAGGGCGTGTTCACGGTGGTGGTGACCGGTGGGCCACGGGTCGGCGACCTCTACGTCGGAGCTCTCTCGGTCTTCGCCGCGCTCTGGTTCCCGCCGCTGTTCGGCGGCGTCGTGATCGTGGTGGCGGTCACGATCATCCTGCGTCTGGTGCACTCCTTCCGCGCCTATGACGCGGTCGACCCCCGGCCCTAG
- a CDS encoding type III polyketide synthase: protein MAVTVRTIQTAIPATVLTQHEVRDVFASQEGLTRLGQRLVTASFDGSAIETRYSVIDELTLDRQFDDPQFFDLASGALLAPSTRVRNELYIERASLLYTEAARKALDAVPGLTAADVTHVVTVSCTGFFAPGPDYVLVRELGLAPSTLRYHVGFMGCYAAFPALRMAKSFCEADPDAVVLVVSAELCTLHVRSSNEPDQIVASSVFADGAAAAVITAKPMPAGAEDGFVLDLDFFESVLTPVGEQDMAWKIGDEGFEMILSSYVPKIIDEHIAGALEPLLARQPELVSAPHESIAHWAVHPGGRSILDKVESKLGLSEAQMAQSRAVLHDYGNMSSATILFVLKAILESETPPSDGDRVCAMAFGPGLTVETGLMTVRAVPADATAAVAADALVEVPATASVPVLAPAPSPAPTPSPATTPARVLAEVSEA from the coding sequence ATGGCAGTGACTGTTCGCACCATCCAGACCGCGATTCCGGCAACCGTGTTGACCCAGCACGAAGTGCGTGACGTGTTCGCCAGCCAAGAGGGGCTCACCCGCTTGGGTCAACGACTCGTGACGGCCTCCTTCGACGGATCGGCCATCGAGACGCGGTACTCCGTGATCGACGAGCTGACGCTCGATCGGCAGTTCGACGATCCGCAGTTCTTCGACCTCGCATCCGGGGCCCTGCTGGCGCCCTCGACCCGGGTGCGCAACGAGCTCTACATCGAGCGCGCCTCCCTGCTCTACACCGAAGCCGCCCGCAAGGCACTCGACGCCGTGCCGGGGCTCACAGCGGCCGACGTCACCCACGTCGTCACCGTGTCGTGCACCGGGTTCTTCGCGCCCGGACCCGACTACGTGCTGGTGCGCGAGCTCGGCCTCGCGCCGAGCACCCTGCGCTACCACGTCGGCTTCATGGGCTGCTACGCCGCCTTCCCCGCGCTCCGGATGGCGAAGTCGTTCTGCGAGGCCGATCCGGATGCCGTCGTGCTGGTCGTCAGCGCGGAACTCTGCACCCTGCACGTGCGCTCCTCGAACGAGCCCGACCAGATCGTGGCCTCCTCGGTGTTCGCCGACGGCGCCGCCGCGGCGGTCATCACGGCGAAGCCGATGCCCGCCGGTGCGGAGGACGGATTCGTGCTCGACCTCGACTTCTTCGAGAGCGTGCTCACCCCGGTGGGGGAGCAGGACATGGCCTGGAAGATCGGCGACGAGGGATTCGAGATGATCCTCAGTTCCTATGTGCCGAAGATCATCGACGAGCACATTGCGGGTGCGCTCGAGCCGTTGCTCGCGCGTCAACCTGAGCTGGTCTCCGCTCCGCACGAGTCGATCGCCCACTGGGCGGTGCACCCCGGCGGGCGCAGCATCCTCGACAAGGTGGAGTCGAAGCTCGGCCTCTCCGAGGCGCAGATGGCGCAGTCGCGCGCGGTGCTCCACGACTACGGCAACATGTCGAGCGCCACGATCCTGTTCGTCTTGAAGGCCATCCTCGAATCGGAGACCCCGCCGAGCGACGGCGATCGTGTGTGCGCCATGGCCTTCGGGCCCGGACTCACCGTCGAAACCGGACTGATGACGGTGCGCGCGGTGCCGGCCGACGCGACGGCAGCGGTGGCGGCAGACGCGCTGGTCGAGGTGCCTGCAACGGCATCGGTTCCGGTTCTCGCACCGGCTCCTTCTCCTGCACCGACCCCTTCTCCCGCGACGACTCCGGCGAGGGTGCTGGCCGAGGTGTCGGAGGCGTAG